A stretch of the Polaribacter pacificus genome encodes the following:
- the atpG gene encoding ATP synthase F1 subunit gamma has translation MANLKEIRNRITSIGSTMQITSAMKMVSAAKLKKAQDAITAMRPYSSKLTELLQSLSATLEGDAGGAYSEQREVSKVLLVVVTSNRGLCGGFNSSVIKETLLTIEQKYSNSTVELLTIGKKGDAILSKDFKVIDNNISIFDELNFDNVAVIAEKLMQLFVDGSYDKIELVYNRFKNAATQIPTVEQFLPIKPVEGENVNTNLDYLFEPSKEEIVLELIPKSLKTQLYKSIRDSFAAEHGARMTAMHKATDNAKDLRDDLLLKYNKARQAAITNEILEIVGGAEALNN, from the coding sequence ATGGCAAACTTAAAAGAAATACGTAACAGAATTACCTCAATTGGTTCTACCATGCAGATTACCAGTGCTATGAAAATGGTATCTGCTGCAAAGTTGAAAAAGGCACAAGATGCAATTACTGCAATGCGTCCTTATTCTTCAAAATTAACAGAATTGTTACAAAGTTTAAGTGCTACTTTAGAAGGTGATGCAGGAGGAGCTTATTCTGAACAAAGAGAGGTTTCAAAAGTATTATTAGTTGTTGTAACATCAAACAGAGGTTTGTGTGGAGGGTTTAACTCTTCTGTAATTAAAGAAACTCTTTTAACAATAGAACAAAAATACAGTAACAGTACTGTAGAATTGTTAACCATTGGAAAAAAAGGAGACGCCATTTTATCGAAAGATTTTAAGGTTATCGATAATAATATTAGCATTTTTGATGAACTTAACTTTGATAATGTAGCAGTAATTGCAGAAAAATTGATGCAGTTGTTTGTTGACGGAAGCTATGATAAAATAGAATTGGTTTACAATCGTTTTAAAAATGCCGCTACTCAAATCCCAACTGTTGAGCAATTTTTACCAATTAAGCCGGTAGAAGGAGAAAATGTAAATACAAATTTAGATTATCTTTTTGAGCCATCTAAAGAAGAGATTGTATTAGAGTTGATTCCAAAATCGTTAAAAACTCAATTGTACAAATCAATTAGAGATAGTTTTGCTGCAGAACACGGAGCTCGTATGACTGCGATGCACAAAGCAACAGACAATGCAAAAGACTTACGTGATGATTTGTTGTTAAAATACAACAAAGCACGTCAGGCTGCTATTACCAATGAAATTTTAGAAATTGTTGGTGGAGCGGAAGCTCTAAATAATTAA
- the atpA gene encoding F0F1 ATP synthase subunit alpha codes for MATIKPAEVSAILKQQLTNFEAKASLNEVGTVLQVGDGIARVYGLSNVQYGELVEFEGGLEGIVLNLEEDNAGVVLLGASNTVREGSIVKRTERIASLRAGEGVVGRVVDTLGNPIDGKGPIEGTTYEMPLERKAPGVIFREPVTEPLQTGIKSIDAMIPVGRGQRELIIGDRQTGKSTVALDTILNQKEFYDAGEPVYCIYVAIGQKASTVAAIASMLEDKGALAYTTIVAANASDPASMQVYAPFAGAAIGEYFRDTGRPALIIYDDLSKQAVAYREISLLLRRPPGREAYPGDVFYLHSRLLERAAKVINDDAIAKDMNDLPDSLKSIVKGGGSLTALPIIETQAGDVSAYIPTNVISITDGQIFLESDLFNSGVRPAINVGISVSRVGGNAQIKSMKKVSGTLKLDQAAYRELEAFAKFGSDLDAATMSVISKGQRNVEILKQAQNDPYAVEDQIAIIYAGSKNLLKDVPVEKVKEFEKDFLAFLNAKHRDALDTLKAGKLTDEVIATIENAAKEISSKYKA; via the coding sequence ATGGCAACAATTAAACCGGCTGAAGTATCAGCAATTTTAAAGCAACAATTGACAAATTTCGAAGCAAAAGCTTCGTTAAATGAAGTAGGTACCGTATTACAAGTAGGTGATGGTATTGCTCGTGTGTATGGTTTATCAAACGTACAATACGGTGAGTTGGTAGAATTTGAAGGAGGATTAGAAGGAATCGTTTTGAACTTAGAAGAAGACAACGCAGGTGTTGTATTATTAGGAGCTTCAAACACGGTTAGAGAAGGTTCTATTGTAAAACGTACTGAGCGTATTGCTTCTTTAAGAGCTGGTGAAGGCGTTGTTGGACGTGTTGTTGACACCCTTGGTAACCCAATTGATGGTAAAGGACCTATTGAAGGAACTACTTACGAAATGCCTTTAGAGCGTAAAGCTCCAGGAGTAATTTTCCGTGAGCCAGTTACTGAGCCTTTACAAACAGGGATCAAATCAATTGATGCAATGATTCCAGTAGGTCGTGGTCAACGTGAGTTGATTATTGGTGACCGTCAAACTGGTAAATCTACCGTTGCACTTGATACCATTTTAAATCAAAAAGAATTTTATGATGCTGGTGAGCCAGTTTACTGTATTTATGTTGCTATCGGACAGAAAGCATCTACAGTTGCTGCTATTGCTAGTATGTTAGAAGATAAAGGAGCTTTAGCTTATACGACTATCGTTGCAGCAAATGCTTCTGATCCTGCTTCGATGCAAGTATATGCACCGTTTGCTGGAGCCGCTATTGGTGAGTATTTCCGTGATACAGGAAGACCTGCTTTAATTATCTATGATGATTTATCTAAGCAAGCAGTAGCATACCGTGAAATTTCATTATTATTAAGAAGACCTCCAGGACGTGAGGCATATCCAGGGGATGTATTTTACTTACACTCTAGATTGTTAGAACGTGCTGCAAAGGTGATCAATGATGATGCAATTGCAAAAGACATGAATGATTTACCAGATTCGTTAAAATCGATTGTAAAAGGTGGAGGTTCATTAACAGCATTGCCAATTATTGAAACACAAGCAGGAGATGTTTCTGCCTATATTCCAACCAACGTAATTTCGATTACTGATGGTCAGATTTTCTTAGAATCAGATTTGTTTAACTCTGGTGTACGTCCAGCAATTAACGTGGGTATTTCTGTATCTCGTGTTGGTGGTAACGCTCAGATTAAATCAATGAAGAAAGTATCTGGAACTTTAAAACTGGATCAAGCTGCTTACCGTGAGTTAGAAGCTTTTGCAAAGTTTGGTTCTGATTTGGATGCTGCTACCATGAGTGTAATTTCTAAAGGACAACGTAACGTTGAGATTTTGAAACAAGCACAAAATGATCCGTATGCTGTAGAAGATCAAATTGCTATCATTTATGCAGGTTCTAAAAACTTGTTAAAAGATGTTCCTGTAGAAAAGGTAAAAGAATTCGAAAAAGATTTCCTAGCGTTTTTAAATGCGAAGCATAGAGATGCTTTAGATACTTTAAAAGCTGGAAAATTAACTGACGAAGTAATTGCTACTATAGAGAACGCAGCAAAAGAAATATCAAGCAAATATAAAGCCTAA
- the atpH gene encoding ATP synthase F1 subunit delta: protein MKGARPALRYARAVLNLAKETGIEEAVNLDMQLIVSTINENEDLQTMLKSPVIKASAKRKVLNSIFTDKVNAISLGLFHLLEDNKRMVMLQTIAAHYSIIYDYLKSKDIAKVTTAFPMTKDLEEKILEKVMALTGNKTSIENIIDPSILGGFILRVGDMQYDASISNNFNELRKEFDNSQYIPKI, encoded by the coding sequence ATGAAAGGAGCAAGACCAGCATTACGATATGCTAGAGCTGTATTAAACCTAGCAAAAGAAACAGGAATAGAAGAGGCTGTAAATTTAGACATGCAATTGATTGTAAGTACAATCAATGAAAATGAAGATTTGCAAACAATGCTAAAAAGCCCTGTAATTAAAGCGTCTGCAAAAAGAAAAGTTTTAAATAGTATTTTTACAGATAAAGTCAATGCTATTTCATTAGGCTTATTTCACTTGCTAGAAGATAATAAAAGAATGGTGATGTTGCAAACAATTGCTGCTCATTACTCTATTATCTATGATTATTTAAAAAGCAAAGATATTGCTAAAGTGACTACTGCTTTTCCAATGACTAAAGATCTTGAAGAAAAGATTTTAGAAAAGGTAATGGCACTTACAGGTAATAAAACCAGTATAGAAAACATTATTGATCCTTCTATTTTAGGAGGTTTTATATTACGCGTAGGAGATATGCAATACGATGCAAGTATCTCAAACAATTTTAACGAATTAAGAAAGGAATTTGACAACAGTCAGTACATTCCAAAAATTTAA
- a CDS encoding F0F1 ATP synthase subunit B, with translation MDKLINDFSFGLFVWMGVLFVLLVVLLKKFAWKPILDAVNDREEGIKNALASAEEAKKEMQNLTADNANLLKQARSERDAMLKEAREIKDQMISEAKDEAKEEANRMIELAKESINQEKQAALAHLKKEVGELSIVIAEAVLRKELNSQEDQVKLVEGMLQDVTLN, from the coding sequence ATGGATAAGTTAATAAACGATTTTTCTTTTGGTCTGTTTGTATGGATGGGCGTATTGTTTGTGTTGTTGGTTGTACTGCTAAAGAAATTTGCATGGAAACCAATTTTAGACGCTGTAAACGATAGAGAAGAAGGGATTAAGAATGCATTGGCATCTGCAGAAGAGGCTAAAAAAGAAATGCAAAACTTAACTGCTGACAATGCAAATCTTTTAAAGCAAGCAAGATCAGAAAGAGACGCGATGCTTAAAGAAGCTCGTGAGATCAAAGATCAAATGATTTCTGAAGCTAAAGATGAAGCTAAAGAAGAAGCAAACAGAATGATTGAATTGGCTAAAGAGTCTATCAATCAAGAAAAACAAGCTGCTTTAGCACATTTAAAGAAAGAAGTTGGAGAATTATCAATCGTAATTGCTGAAGCTGTTTTGAGAAAAGAATTAAACTCTCAAGAAGATCAGGTAAAATTGGTAGAGGGAATGCTTCAAGACGTTACCTTAAACTAG
- the atpE gene encoding ATP synthase F0 subunit C: MEGLNFIGAGLIVIGAGLGIGKIGGSAMDAIARQPEASGKIQTAMLIAAALIEGIGFAALFAA; encoded by the coding sequence ATGGAAGGATTAAATTTTATTGGAGCTGGATTGATCGTAATCGGTGCAGGTTTAGGTATCGGTAAGATTGGTGGTTCAGCAATGGACGCAATCGCACGTCAACCAGAAGCTTCTGGGAAAATCCAAACAGCAATGTTAATTGCTGCTGCCTTAATTGAAGGTATCGGATTTGCTGCATTATTTGCAGCTTAA
- the atpB gene encoding F0F1 ATP synthase subunit A: MRRKFLLKKISFLLFLVSFASVAQQHDETTASAQTQDKSLKVSIKEYISHHLLDSYDFGLYSYTSDEGEKVHVGFPLPVILWDGGLKVFSSSKFHYGETVAEVGGDYYKVYHNKIYKTDAAGTISYDAEHHPTNVKPLDFSITKNVVFIFLVSLLMFFMFTRMAKNYKKSALPTGMGRLLEPIILYIRDDIAIPNIGEKHYRKYMSYLLTVFFFVWIVNLLGLTPLGVNVTNNIAVTFVLALITFVLTTVTANKSYWGHIFWMPGVPKLMRIVLAPIELLGMVIKPFSLMIRLYANITAGHIVLMSIIGLMFIFKSWIGSPLSFGLAFALSLLELLVAALQAYIFTMLSALYFGSAVEEHNDH; the protein is encoded by the coding sequence ATGCGAAGAAAATTTTTATTAAAAAAGATTAGCTTTTTACTGTTTTTAGTTTCGTTTGCATCTGTTGCACAACAACATGATGAAACGACAGCTTCGGCACAGACCCAAGACAAGAGTTTAAAAGTATCCATTAAGGAGTACATTAGTCACCACTTGTTAGATTCGTATGACTTTGGTTTGTACTCGTACACTAGTGATGAAGGAGAAAAAGTACATGTTGGTTTTCCTTTGCCTGTTATCTTATGGGATGGAGGATTAAAAGTATTTTCATCATCTAAATTTCACTATGGGGAAACTGTAGCTGAGGTAGGTGGAGACTACTACAAGGTGTATCACAATAAAATCTACAAAACGGATGCTGCAGGAACGATCAGTTACGATGCAGAACATCATCCAACCAATGTAAAACCCTTAGATTTTTCAATTACTAAAAACGTTGTGTTTATCTTTTTAGTTTCATTGCTAATGTTCTTTATGTTTACAAGAATGGCTAAGAACTATAAAAAGAGTGCACTTCCAACAGGAATGGGGCGTTTGTTAGAGCCAATCATATTGTATATTAGAGATGATATTGCGATTCCTAATATTGGAGAAAAGCACTATAGAAAATACATGAGTTATTTATTAACTGTATTCTTCTTTGTATGGATTGTAAACTTATTAGGTTTAACACCATTAGGAGTAAATGTAACTAATAATATTGCCGTAACTTTTGTGTTAGCACTTATCACATTTGTATTGACAACTGTTACCGCTAATAAAAGTTATTGGGGGCATATTTTTTGGATGCCAGGAGTTCCTAAATTAATGAGAATTGTTTTAGCTCCGATAGAGTTATTAGGAATGGTGATTAAGCCATTTTCATTGATGATTCGTTTGTATGCAAACATTACAGCAGGTCACATTGTACTGATGAGTATTATCGGTTTAATGTTTATCTTTAAGAGCTGGATTGGAAGTCCATTATCATTTGGACTTGCCTTTGCGCTTTCGCTTCTTGAATTATTAGTAGCAGCGTTGCAAGCGTATATTTTCACTATGTTATCTGCCTTGTACTTCGGTTCAGCAGTAGAAGAACATAATGATCACTAA
- a CDS encoding DUF6168 family protein produces MKKIHRAKDLVLPFILVVTIALSLVFVIHLFVLNKLDLPLFSYQLIEAYIANGLLAIVIFTTLFLLRKKYHEQLGFLFMAGSLLKFAVFFIFFYAGYQLAGSSSKVAFFAFFVPYITSLLTETLGLIKLLNLPKNE; encoded by the coding sequence ATGAAAAAGATTCATAGGGCAAAAGATTTGGTGCTGCCCTTTATATTGGTGGTAACAATAGCCTTGAGTTTGGTGTTCGTTATTCATTTGTTTGTCCTAAACAAATTAGACCTTCCGCTGTTTTCGTATCAACTTATAGAAGCATATATTGCTAATGGTCTTTTAGCAATAGTCATTTTTACAACCTTATTTCTATTAAGAAAAAAATACCATGAACAACTGGGCTTTTTATTTATGGCGGGTAGTTTGTTAAAATTTGCTGTATTTTTTATTTTCTTTTACGCTGGTTATCAACTAGCGGGTTCAAGCTCTAAGGTAGCTTTTTTTGCTTTTTTTGTTCCCTATATAACTAGTTTACTTACAGAAACTTTGGGCTTGATCAAACTTCTAAACCTTCCAAAAAACGAGTAA
- a CDS encoding AtpZ/AtpI family protein, protein MQKEPQKKQLNKFVRLTGIGLQMGITIYVAAYVGKRIDAHYNFEKNYVTLVLILLAFVGTLVSLMAQLKKINEKDS, encoded by the coding sequence ATGCAAAAGGAGCCTCAGAAAAAACAGCTTAATAAATTTGTAAGACTTACCGGGATTGGTTTACAAATGGGAATTACCATTTATGTAGCAGCCTATGTTGGTAAGCGCATAGACGCACATTATAATTTTGAAAAGAATTATGTTACACTTGTGCTTATTCTTCTGGCTTTTGTAGGAACACTTGTGAGCCTAATGGCCCAACTAAAAAAAATCAATGAAAAAGATTCATAG
- a CDS encoding bactofilin family protein gives MERNILAKNTTIVGELSSDGDFRIDGILEGTLKTKGRVIIGVEGTVKGTVECENADIEGKFSGDLKVNTMLTIKATANITGEVVIGKLSVEPGASVNATCSMKGALKDINQKDAKGASEKTA, from the coding sequence ATGGAAAGAAATATTTTAGCTAAAAATACAACGATTGTTGGAGAGTTAAGCTCTGACGGTGATTTTAGAATTGACGGAATTTTAGAAGGAACTTTAAAGACTAAAGGTCGAGTGATTATTGGTGTAGAAGGTACTGTTAAAGGGACTGTTGAATGTGAAAATGCAGATATTGAAGGCAAATTTTCTGGGGATTTAAAAGTAAATACCATGCTTACCATCAAAGCAACGGCAAACATTACAGGAGAAGTTGTCATTGGCAAGCTTTCTGTTGAGCCAGGTGCTTCTGTAAACGCTACTTGCAGTATGAAAGGAGCCCTAAAGGATATCAATCAAAAAGATGCAAAAGGAGCCTCAGAAAAAACAGCTTAA
- a CDS encoding tetratricopeptide repeat protein produces MKKGKAIFGDMSGYKQQVCFLGLALMLFSCSPKRDGIISRTYNAVTAKYNILYNGHLAFEEGLEELNASYQDNFWELIEIEPLAFDTSISVLSEITSTNNPQAKSENKNATSFEKAEEKAVKAIQLHSINIDGTERNSQMDDAYLLLGKSRYYTQRFAPAIDAFNYILTTDPKANLRDETKIWRAKANIRLNNESFAIETLSLLLRDPSASTEIKEQAHTALAIAYQKKGNIQETIRQLNLATRTLKNVQQGQRNLFVLGQLYALQNQKDLAKKVFLKLVNFKKASYGFKIHAQIEIAKNESNNKAIAPLLLKFKKLLSDGTNQQFEGELYYQMALLEASRDSTELAIDYLKKSLQSKSMTAYHKTYSYEKLGDIEFKKANYLIAGKYYDSILKINKNIQDPRIRTINRKHKGLANLLQLEGVLQNNDSILNIVSMPKTAQRSFFEKHIAALKAADEQRVQQALNSSSFGNSSGGVSAAQPNSKGKWYFYNTQLVAFGKAAFEKQWGNRPLEDNWRISDKAQLNTDKSTNVKEEINKASYNLSTYMSRIPTNRAVIDSLRFYRNEALYETGIIYKEQFKNLSLAALRLERLISLKPDKDLILPSYYQLYQVYKELNHPKAETYKNEIIKNYPSSRYAEILTDNKGFISDNKDNDIESLYKDLYQLFKENYHREVVSQIDQLSPMLQESKLIAKFELLKAFAIGKYQTKEAYKKALEFVSKNYANLEEGIRAKELLKQLK; encoded by the coding sequence ATGAAAAAAGGTAAAGCAATTTTTGGCGATATGAGTGGATATAAACAACAGGTTTGTTTTTTGGGATTGGCGCTTATGTTGTTTTCATGCAGCCCAAAAAGAGATGGAATCATTAGCCGAACTTATAATGCTGTTACCGCCAAGTACAACATACTTTATAATGGGCACCTTGCCTTTGAAGAGGGCTTGGAAGAGCTCAATGCTTCTTACCAAGATAATTTTTGGGAGTTAATTGAGATAGAGCCCTTGGCTTTTGACACATCAATAAGTGTGCTTTCAGAAATTACAAGCACAAATAACCCTCAAGCGAAATCAGAAAATAAAAATGCAACTTCTTTTGAAAAGGCAGAAGAAAAAGCGGTAAAAGCCATTCAGTTACACTCTATCAATATTGATGGTACAGAACGAAATAGTCAAATGGATGATGCCTATTTGCTTTTGGGTAAGTCTCGCTATTATACCCAAAGATTTGCCCCTGCGATTGATGCGTTTAATTATATTCTTACTACAGATCCAAAGGCCAATTTAAGAGATGAAACCAAGATTTGGAGAGCAAAAGCCAATATCAGGCTAAACAATGAAAGCTTTGCGATAGAAACCTTAAGTCTACTTTTAAGAGACCCGAGTGCTTCGACAGAAATTAAAGAGCAAGCGCATACTGCACTTGCCATAGCCTATCAAAAAAAAGGGAATATACAAGAGACGATTCGGCAGTTAAATTTAGCGACAAGAACCCTTAAAAATGTTCAACAAGGTCAAAGAAACCTGTTTGTTTTAGGACAGCTTTATGCACTGCAAAACCAAAAAGACCTTGCCAAGAAAGTTTTTTTAAAGCTGGTAAATTTTAAAAAAGCATCCTATGGTTTTAAAATTCACGCACAAATAGAAATCGCTAAAAATGAATCAAATAACAAGGCAATTGCTCCGTTATTGTTAAAATTTAAAAAACTCTTAAGCGATGGAACCAATCAGCAATTTGAAGGTGAATTGTATTATCAGATGGCGCTTTTAGAAGCTAGTAGAGACAGCACAGAATTAGCCATCGACTATTTAAAAAAATCGCTACAATCAAAATCAATGACTGCGTATCACAAAACGTATTCTTATGAGAAACTAGGTGATATCGAGTTTAAAAAAGCGAATTATTTAATAGCGGGTAAGTATTATGATAGCATTCTTAAGATCAATAAAAATATCCAAGACCCACGCATAAGAACCATCAACAGAAAGCATAAAGGGCTTGCAAACCTACTTCAGTTGGAGGGTGTTTTGCAAAATAATGATAGTATTTTAAACATCGTTTCAATGCCCAAAACAGCACAGAGAAGCTTTTTTGAAAAACACATCGCTGCATTAAAAGCTGCCGATGAGCAACGAGTTCAACAGGCATTAAACTCCAGCTCTTTTGGAAATTCTTCTGGAGGGGTTAGTGCTGCACAACCCAACTCTAAAGGCAAGTGGTATTTTTATAATACTCAACTAGTGGCTTTTGGAAAAGCTGCTTTTGAAAAACAATGGGGAAATCGACCTTTAGAAGACAATTGGAGAATTTCTGACAAGGCACAGCTAAATACAGACAAAAGCACTAATGTTAAAGAAGAAATCAACAAAGCATCTTACAATCTTTCTACTTATATGTCTCGTATACCAACCAATAGAGCAGTTATAGATTCACTTCGTTTTTACAGAAATGAAGCACTGTATGAGACTGGTATTATCTATAAAGAACAGTTTAAAAACTTGAGTTTAGCAGCCCTCAGATTAGAGCGATTAATAAGTCTTAAGCCTGATAAAGATTTAATTTTACCTAGTTATTATCAGTTGTATCAGGTGTATAAGGAGCTCAATCATCCAAAAGCTGAAACCTATAAAAACGAGATTATTAAAAATTATCCGAGCTCTAGATATGCAGAGATTTTAACGGATAACAAAGGCTTTATTTCAGACAATAAAGACAATGACATTGAGTCGTTGTATAAGGATCTGTATCAATTATTTAAAGAAAATTATCACAGAGAAGTGGTTAGTCAAATAGATCAATTGAGCCCAATGCTTCAAGAATCAAAATTAATTGCTAAATTTGAGTTGTTAAAAGCTTTTGCAATTGGCAAATACCAGACAAAAGAAGCTTATAAAAAAGCCTTAGAATTTGTGTCAAAAAATTATGCTAATCTAGAAGAAGGAATTCGAGCGAAAGAACTTTTAAAACAATTAAAATAA
- a CDS encoding ABC transporter ATP-binding protein, translating into MIQSTNISKKYGQAEVLNIESLEIPKGQSFGLVGNNGAGKTTYFNVLLDLIRPSTGQIINHNVVVNESEDWKTFTGSFIDETFLIGYLTPEEYFQFIGDLRGMNTADVNAFIKQFEEFFNGEILGKKKYLRDLSKGNQKKAGIVAALMGNPQVVILDEPFANLDPTTQIRLKKILKTLTDSKEVTVLVSSHDLSHVTEVCERIVVLDKGKVVKDLETSAETLKELESYFSV; encoded by the coding sequence ATGATACAATCAACAAATATTTCAAAAAAATACGGACAAGCAGAAGTACTAAACATAGAGTCTTTAGAGATTCCAAAAGGTCAAAGTTTTGGCTTGGTTGGAAATAACGGAGCTGGAAAAACCACTTATTTTAATGTATTGCTAGATTTAATTAGACCAAGCACAGGACAAATAATTAACCATAATGTGGTAGTGAACGAAAGTGAAGACTGGAAAACATTTACAGGTTCTTTTATTGATGAAACTTTTTTAATTGGCTACTTAACTCCTGAAGAATACTTTCAGTTTATCGGTGATTTAAGAGGAATGAATACTGCTGATGTCAATGCTTTTATAAAACAGTTTGAAGAGTTTTTTAATGGGGAAATTCTAGGAAAAAAGAAATACTTAAGAGATTTGAGTAAAGGAAATCAAAAAAAGGCAGGTATCGTAGCCGCTTTAATGGGAAATCCACAGGTTGTTATTTTAGATGAACCTTTTGCTAATTTAGATCCTACTACTCAAATTCGATTGAAAAAAATATTAAAAACGCTTACAGACAGTAAAGAAGTTACTGTGCTTGTTTCAAGCCATGATCTGAGCCATGTAACAGAAGTCTGTGAACGAATCGTTGTTTTAGACAAAGGAAAGGTTGTAAAGGATCTTGAAACATCAGCAGAAACTTTAAAAGAATTGGAAAGTTATTTCTCTGTATAG
- a CDS encoding DUF5687 family protein, which yields MISRFLQLEWKQYFRSSYWQKGLAIKIIMGFFALYLLGSFLLLGLSGFYLLKKVYPESDPLQIVNSVLIFAFIGDMIFRYMMQKLPVMNIKPLLILPIKKNSLVHYILGKSAFSAFNVFGLFFYIPFSIVLIKEGYDISGVLGWLACLVLLILSTNYLNFLINKNNIALGALATILAGSLALQYFDIFDISGFSQAVFDGVVSNSFYALIPLGALLALYYLNFRQLKNQVYLDDAISTEVKEANTADLSWANRFGDMAPFIKNEIRLIWRNKRTKTVFLMSFAFVLYGLIFFTNPIYKEKMPGFLIFAAMFITGGFALNYGQFIPAWESSYYKMLMTQNLSYRKYIESKWYLMVTITAILFVLATPYLYFGLEIYLMIAAGALFNIGFNTLVLLYAGSFNRKQIDLNKSGFGNTQGTSATQFLIVIPIMGFPVALFYAFSYPFGVNAGLIAIAVTGLLGIVFKNYFINLITKKYVKDKYAAIHAFNQKA from the coding sequence ATGATTTCACGTTTTTTACAGTTAGAATGGAAACAGTATTTTCGTTCATCGTATTGGCAAAAAGGATTGGCTATTAAGATTATCATGGGCTTTTTTGCCTTGTATCTTTTGGGTTCTTTTTTGTTATTAGGGCTTAGCGGTTTTTACCTTCTTAAAAAGGTTTATCCAGAATCAGATCCTTTGCAAATAGTCAATTCAGTTTTAATTTTTGCTTTTATTGGCGATATGATTTTTAGATACATGATGCAGAAGCTTCCTGTTATGAATATCAAACCGCTGCTTATTTTACCCATTAAGAAAAACTCGCTAGTTCATTATATTTTAGGAAAATCAGCCTTTTCTGCTTTTAATGTGTTTGGACTCTTTTTTTACATCCCTTTTTCCATTGTTTTGATTAAAGAAGGATATGATATAAGTGGAGTCTTAGGATGGCTTGCCTGTTTGGTATTGCTTATTTTAAGTACCAATTATTTAAACTTTTTGATTAATAAAAATAATATTGCTTTGGGTGCTCTTGCAACAATTTTAGCAGGAAGCCTTGCGCTGCAATATTTTGATATTTTTGATATAAGCGGATTTAGTCAAGCAGTTTTTGACGGAGTTGTTAGCAATTCATTTTATGCACTTATTCCTTTGGGGGCACTTTTGGCATTGTACTATCTTAATTTTAGACAATTAAAAAATCAGGTATATTTAGATGATGCTATCTCTACAGAAGTAAAAGAAGCAAATACAGCTGATTTATCTTGGGCCAACAGATTTGGTGATATGGCGCCATTTATAAAAAACGAAATCAGGTTAATTTGGAGAAATAAAAGAACAAAAACAGTTTTTTTAATGTCATTTGCCTTTGTTTTATACGGTTTAATCTTTTTTACCAATCCTATTTACAAAGAGAAAATGCCTGGCTTCTTAATTTTTGCAGCCATGTTTATTACAGGAGGATTTGCTTTAAACTACGGACAGTTTATTCCGGCCTGGGAAAGCTCGTATTACAAGATGCTAATGACTCAAAACTTATCGTACAGAAAATACATAGAATCTAAATGGTATTTAATGGTCACCATTACTGCTATCCTATTTGTACTAGCAACACCTTACTTGTATTTTGGCCTTGAAATTTATTTAATGATCGCCGCTGGAGCACTCTTTAATATTGGTTTTAACACCCTGGTTTTGCTGTATGCAGGTTCATTTAATAGAAAGCAAATTGACTTAAATAAGAGTGGGTTTGGAAACACACAAGGTACAAGTGCCACACAGTTTTTAATCGTCATTCCAATTATGGGCTTTCCTGTAGCTTTGTTTTATGCGTTTAGTTATCCCTTTGGAGTTAACGCGGGTTTAATTGCAATTGCAGTTACAGGATTATTAGGAATCGTATTTAAAAATTATTTTATCAATTTGATAACAAAAAAATACGTTAAAGATAAGTATGCAGCTATCCATGCATTCAATCAAAAAGCATAA
- a CDS encoding PadR family transcriptional regulator, which produces MANQKLYKGSLQTIILKLLDQNDKMYGYEITQKVKELTKGGLKITEGALYPALHKLEADGMLTVEVAKVGNRLRKYYKLTEHGTKETANKLLEMETFLKTMQQLVNPKMSLE; this is translated from the coding sequence ATGGCGAATCAAAAATTATACAAAGGCTCATTGCAAACAATCATTTTAAAATTATTGGATCAAAATGATAAAATGTATGGATATGAGATCACTCAGAAAGTAAAAGAGTTAACAAAGGGCGGCTTAAAAATCACAGAAGGAGCCTTGTACCCTGCCTTGCACAAACTAGAAGCAGATGGCATGTTAACCGTTGAGGTTGCTAAGGTTGGAAACCGTTTGCGTAAATATTATAAACTCACAGAACACGGAACCAAAGAAACCGCAAACAAACTGTTAGAAATGGAAACATTTTTAAAAACCATGCAACAGTTGGTAAACCCTAAAATGAGTTTGGAATAA